In the Marinomonas algicola genome, one interval contains:
- a CDS encoding LysE family translocator encodes MDIITWLSLIAICVMGAISPGPSLAVILRVSISQSPLHGVVAALAHGLGIGFWAFLTLQGLALLIEQHQTAFSILTLLGGLYLVWLGIKSIRYAGKSEETKIEAIKSSYWESVRDGLMIALMNPKAALFFLALFSQLINGEMTPLIKVQVWMTVVTIDSLWYILVALLLAGGPVLPWLRKNLIWVDRTMGGLLMVIGLKVIIG; translated from the coding sequence ATGGACATAATAACCTGGCTGTCTTTAATCGCCATTTGCGTCATGGGGGCCATTTCACCAGGTCCAAGCTTAGCCGTAATACTCCGAGTTTCCATTTCTCAATCTCCCTTGCATGGCGTAGTTGCCGCCTTGGCTCACGGTTTAGGTATTGGATTTTGGGCGTTTTTGACGTTACAAGGCCTGGCTTTACTGATTGAACAACATCAGACGGCATTTTCTATTCTTACCTTATTGGGTGGACTTTATTTAGTCTGGCTTGGTATCAAATCCATACGTTATGCGGGTAAATCAGAAGAAACTAAAATAGAAGCCATCAAATCTTCCTATTGGGAATCCGTCCGTGACGGTTTAATGATTGCCTTAATGAACCCCAAAGCTGCACTTTTTTTCCTGGCTTTATTTAGCCAATTGATTAATGGTGAAATGACCCCTCTAATAAAAGTCCAAGTCTGGATGACCGTAGTGACAATTGATAGTCTTTGGTATATTTTGGTGGCGCTATTACTTGCGGGTGGGCCTGTTTTACCTTGGCTACGGAAAAATTTAATTTGGGTAGACAGAACAATGGGAGGATTATTGATGGTGATAGGTTTAAAAGTCATTATCGGTTAA
- a CDS encoding EAL domain-containing protein: protein MYQSSRILLTSCINISLLIIFASAVFFLGNAWQQHKVYVVSEKEKELYFSQVEGYLEGVTSFLSSVAANYTGECPRDFVRLMRKELFNTPGAIEFGVIQKEGDHGAVACNSWGDIDRIHVREPSPHKGFLMTGPHTINSLEMPIFVIKKTVNDFEYNVIIKKSSVDIFSNAQSGLIISNSEEIQDHLYRYSEVISNLAYIESPSSLKKVYNLYFIPITLLLSIIAYFLVTPKLVKAIEKIILRRRIEQHYYHNEYQPIIDTKTGQVFSIEVLLRSKDDTATIDTITKMKHLDLSIEHTLFQIVQVESSFREDFIKKNSFQINISSCHLESLYFVERLQQLNHPICHNLILEVTEDENLMIKKQTIKKHMEILKRQGCRFAIDDFGMEYAGLGYVSEFDFDIVKTDKIFMDHTHKNTAILKSIIAFCNELGIHCIAEGIETEEDKKKTIEIGIHLQQGWYHARPMSTENIVLYK, encoded by the coding sequence ATGTATCAATCATCAAGGATATTGTTAACTAGCTGCATTAATATTTCTTTATTAATCATTTTTGCAAGTGCCGTTTTTTTTCTAGGCAATGCTTGGCAACAGCATAAAGTGTACGTCGTCAGTGAAAAAGAAAAGGAGCTTTATTTTTCCCAAGTGGAAGGCTATCTTGAAGGTGTTACCTCTTTTCTTTCTTCTGTAGCAGCAAATTATACAGGTGAATGCCCCCGAGATTTTGTACGACTAATGCGCAAAGAATTATTTAACACACCGGGAGCCATTGAATTTGGCGTAATCCAAAAAGAAGGTGATCACGGGGCAGTTGCCTGTAATTCATGGGGCGATATAGATAGAATTCACGTTAGAGAGCCATCCCCACATAAAGGCTTTTTAATGACTGGCCCTCACACAATCAATTCATTAGAAATGCCTATTTTTGTTATTAAAAAAACGGTCAATGATTTTGAATATAATGTCATCATCAAGAAAAGCAGTGTGGATATATTCTCAAACGCGCAATCCGGTCTTATCATTTCTAACTCAGAAGAAATACAAGATCATCTTTATCGATATTCTGAAGTTATTAGTAATTTAGCTTATATTGAATCTCCATCTTCTTTAAAAAAAGTTTATAACCTCTACTTCATTCCAATTACCTTACTTTTATCCATTATTGCTTACTTTTTAGTCACGCCTAAATTAGTCAAAGCAATCGAAAAAATCATCTTAAGACGGAGAATAGAACAGCATTATTATCATAATGAGTACCAACCAATTATTGATACCAAAACGGGCCAAGTGTTCTCAATTGAAGTGCTGCTCAGAAGTAAGGATGATACAGCAACCATTGATACTATTACCAAAATGAAACACCTAGATCTGAGTATTGAACATACTCTATTTCAGATCGTCCAAGTCGAATCAAGTTTCAGGGAAGACTTTATTAAAAAAAATAGCTTTCAAATTAATATCTCCAGCTGCCATCTCGAAAGCCTCTATTTTGTCGAGCGCTTACAACAACTCAATCATCCAATTTGTCATAACTTAATTCTTGAAGTAACAGAAGATGAGAACTTAATGATAAAAAAACAGACCATTAAAAAGCATATGGAAATACTCAAGCGTCAAGGCTGCCGTTTTGCAATTGATGATTTTGGAATGGAGTACGCCGGGCTAGGGTATGTCTCTGAGTTTGATTTTGATATTGTCAAAACAGATAAAATTTTTATGGATCACACTCATAAAAACACGGCTATTCTAAAATCCATCATTGCGTTTTGTAATGAGCTTGGAATCCACTGTATTGCTGAAGGCATTGAAACAGAAGAAGACAAGAAAAAAACCATTGAAATTGGCATTCATTTACAGCAAGGTTGGTACCACGCTCGTCCTATGAGTACTGAAAATATCGTCTTGTATAAGTAA
- a CDS encoding sulfite exporter TauE/SafE family protein: MSEIPFVLLAFFVLGSYVQTITGFAFGLVVMSAAALFSLVSLEVAAFSVSVLSLLNCVTGLAGGLWRQVNRKILFAFFLSSIPATVFGVYLLGSLDDDALHWLQLMLGLTIILACGMSLLKPKKNESHSPSWAFFLCGGFAGILGGLFATAGPPISYLMYRQPVSLNVIRASLLGIFVFSCLSRIGITTLAGQVTMEMIWLSALGLPCVFITTLLAKRYPPNVSPEVIKRVAMVLLLLSGVSLALKAIF; this comes from the coding sequence ATGAGTGAAATCCCCTTCGTTCTGTTAGCATTTTTTGTGTTAGGCAGCTACGTACAAACCATCACCGGTTTTGCCTTTGGCTTAGTCGTCATGAGTGCAGCGGCTTTATTTTCTCTAGTATCTCTTGAGGTAGCGGCCTTTTCTGTTAGCGTATTGAGTTTGCTGAATTGTGTAACGGGGTTGGCGGGAGGCTTATGGCGGCAGGTGAATAGAAAGATATTATTCGCCTTCTTTTTAAGCAGTATTCCGGCAACCGTTTTTGGCGTTTATCTGCTTGGTAGCTTGGATGATGATGCCTTGCACTGGTTACAATTAATGCTAGGGCTTACCATCATACTAGCCTGTGGTATGAGCTTACTTAAACCGAAAAAAAACGAATCCCACTCACCATCATGGGCCTTTTTCCTTTGTGGCGGCTTTGCCGGGATTTTGGGGGGCTTATTTGCAACGGCTGGCCCACCAATATCTTATTTAATGTATCGGCAGCCCGTATCTCTGAACGTAATCAGGGCGTCATTACTGGGGATCTTTGTGTTTTCTTGTTTATCTCGAATTGGTATAACCACGCTAGCAGGTCAAGTAACCATGGAGATGATATGGCTAAGTGCGTTAGGGCTGCCTTGCGTCTTTATAACCACCTTATTGGCAAAACGTTATCCTCCAAATGTCTCACCTGAAGTGATTAAACGTGTTGCCATGGTTTTACTGCTTTTATCTGGGGTCAGTCTGGCACTAAAAGCCATTTTTTAA
- a CDS encoding ABC transporter permease, with the protein MNTITKNNVPDFLPVGKLNKLFRWETFLILILLGVCVMNSFLSPYFLDPWNLSDATFNFTEKALIALPMAMLIIAREIDISVAAIISLSSTMMGMVAQMGAPLYLVVIAGIFVGAACGSVNGILVTRFNIPSIVVTIGTMSLFRGISYIILGDTVIKEYPDGFDYFGQGYVYWVLSFEFMVFLVFSLVFYWLLHRTVFGRYTFAIGNNPTASYYSGINVDRHRLVLFILVGVMSGIAAVLLTSRLGSTRPSIAMGWELSIITMVVLGGVSILGGSGTICGVVLAVVLMGMVTFGMGLLNIPGIVMTIIVGLMLMFVVSLPVLIKRYKVKRMRLS; encoded by the coding sequence ATGAATACAATAACAAAGAACAACGTCCCTGATTTTCTACCTGTTGGCAAATTGAATAAATTATTTCGTTGGGAAACATTTCTCATTTTGATCCTATTAGGCGTGTGCGTCATGAACTCGTTTTTGTCGCCTTATTTTCTAGATCCTTGGAACTTATCCGACGCCACGTTCAACTTTACTGAAAAGGCCCTAATTGCTTTACCAATGGCAATGTTAATCATTGCACGTGAAATTGATATTTCAGTGGCCGCGATTATCTCGCTATCGAGCACCATGATGGGGATGGTTGCTCAAATGGGGGCACCATTATATCTGGTTGTGATCGCAGGTATTTTTGTGGGGGCCGCATGTGGGTCTGTTAATGGGATATTGGTTACCAGATTTAATATTCCATCTATTGTGGTAACGATTGGCACCATGAGTTTGTTCCGTGGTATTAGCTATATCATTTTGGGAGATACCGTTATAAAGGAATACCCCGATGGCTTTGATTACTTTGGTCAGGGGTATGTGTATTGGGTACTTTCGTTTGAATTTATGGTTTTTTTAGTTTTTTCTTTAGTCTTTTATTGGTTACTTCATCGTACTGTATTTGGTCGTTATACCTTTGCCATAGGAAATAATCCAACGGCGTCTTATTATTCTGGTATCAACGTTGATCGTCATAGGCTGGTTTTATTTATATTAGTCGGTGTTATGTCGGGTATCGCAGCCGTTTTGTTAACTTCACGTCTTGGAAGTACTCGTCCAAGTATCGCTATGGGTTGGGAATTGAGTATTATTACTATGGTGGTTTTAGGTGGCGTTAGTATCTTGGGAGGCAGTGGCACGATTTGTGGCGTTGTATTAGCGGTCGTACTGATGGGAATGGTAACGTTTGGTATGGGGTTATTGAATATTCCGGGTATTGTGATGACCATTATCGTTGGCTTAATGCTTATGTTTGTCGTGAGTTTACCGGTCTTAATCAAACGGTATAAAGTTAAAAGGATGAGGCTTTCATGA
- a CDS encoding sugar ABC transporter ATP-binding protein produces MIEGTPIFSLQGVSKIFPGVKALNQVNLNLYPGKVTALIGENGAGKSTLVKTMTGIYQPDEGTILFNGAPIQFSSPQDSHQLGITAIHQETVLFDNLTVAENIFLGNYPRRNMLAIDWKRMAIDAQSILTSINANINPKDNLGELSIGQKHMVAIARALSIDAKVVVLDEPTAALSHHEIQELYDLIDKLKQDGKAILFITHKFDEIFRIADNYTVFRDGHYIGEGLISDTNEEQLVEMMVARSIKATYPKQEAEIGDTVLDVKGLSHPTEFHDISFHVKTGEILGLYGLVGSGRTEVMQALFGTSQNITGEVKVGSQRVSINSPKEAIANGIVYVPEERQKQGVVLELPIYQNISLPQMFKITKGGQLNSEAELELSRQYGTRLQVKTSSWNEPVGNLSGGNQQKIVIAKWLATGPKVIILDEPTKGIDIGSKSAVHEFMSELVQLGLSVVMVSSELPEVLGMSDRILVMSEGRMVGEVSREDATPELVVSMATGGAEV; encoded by the coding sequence ATGATCGAAGGCACTCCAATCTTCAGCTTACAAGGCGTGAGTAAAATTTTCCCAGGCGTAAAAGCCTTAAACCAGGTGAATCTGAACCTTTATCCCGGCAAAGTAACGGCTTTGATTGGTGAAAACGGCGCAGGAAAATCAACCCTTGTAAAGACTATGACGGGCATTTATCAGCCTGATGAGGGCACCATTTTATTTAATGGTGCCCCTATACAATTTAGCTCTCCGCAGGACTCTCATCAACTCGGTATTACGGCCATTCATCAAGAAACGGTTTTGTTTGATAATTTGACCGTAGCGGAGAATATTTTTTTAGGGAATTATCCTCGTAGAAATATGTTGGCTATCGACTGGAAGCGTATGGCGATCGATGCCCAATCAATTTTAACCTCTATAAATGCCAATATTAACCCAAAAGATAATTTGGGGGAGCTAAGTATTGGTCAAAAGCATATGGTAGCGATTGCCCGAGCTTTGTCCATTGACGCTAAGGTAGTGGTTCTTGATGAGCCCACAGCGGCCCTTTCCCACCATGAAATTCAAGAGTTGTACGATTTAATAGACAAACTTAAACAAGATGGTAAAGCCATTCTCTTTATTACTCATAAATTTGATGAAATTTTCCGTATTGCTGACAATTACACGGTATTTCGTGATGGTCATTATATTGGGGAAGGATTGATTTCCGATACAAATGAAGAGCAGTTAGTTGAAATGATGGTAGCGCGAAGTATTAAAGCAACCTATCCAAAACAAGAGGCTGAAATTGGCGATACGGTCTTAGATGTGAAAGGTCTCTCTCATCCAACTGAATTTCATGACATAAGTTTTCATGTAAAAACGGGCGAAATTTTAGGTCTCTATGGGTTAGTAGGTTCAGGTCGTACAGAAGTTATGCAGGCTCTGTTTGGTACCAGCCAAAATATAACTGGAGAGGTTAAAGTGGGTAGTCAAAGGGTGTCGATAAACTCGCCTAAAGAAGCGATTGCCAATGGCATTGTGTATGTACCAGAAGAGCGTCAGAAGCAAGGTGTGGTACTAGAATTGCCGATTTACCAAAATATTAGCTTACCGCAAATGTTTAAGATTACTAAAGGAGGTCAGTTAAATAGTGAGGCGGAGCTGGAATTATCACGTCAATATGGTACGCGCCTGCAGGTAAAAACTTCTAGTTGGAACGAGCCTGTAGGTAACCTGTCGGGTGGTAATCAACAAAAAATCGTTATCGCAAAGTGGTTGGCCACGGGTCCAAAGGTCATTATTCTGGATGAACCAACCAAAGGCATTGACATTGGCTCTAAGTCGGCCGTGCATGAATTTATGTCAGAATTAGTGCAGCTGGGACTTTCTGTGGTTATGGTTTCATCAGAATTACCGGAAGTATTAGGTATGTCAGATCGTATTTTAGTTATGAGTGAAGGCCGAATGGTTGGTGAAGTCTCTAGAGAAGATGCCACTCCTGAACTAGTGGTTTCGATGGCTACAGGAGGAGCAGAGGTATGA
- a CDS encoding ABC transporter permease, whose amino-acid sequence MIKSFLRSREGVLGVVVVILFFCVGLLNPTFISVANVINVFNDTSILIILALGQMLVIITRCIDLSVAANVAFTGMVVAMVNESNPELPMVFIIVLSLLIGAVLGSINGLFVWLLKVPSIVITLGTMSVFRGMTFLLSDGNWINSHQMSPEFIAFPRAELGSVPVLGWLAVLFLILMLLTLRFTVWGRTFYSAGGNPTAAFYSGVNVGKVQFYAFVVSGMLAGLCGYLWISRFAVAYVDVANGFELQVVAACVIGGVSIMGGMGTVFGVLAGAMFIGIVNNALPIIGVSPFWQMAISGAVIIIAVIANSRSGIKKGRIILRKVTDPNRFSNS is encoded by the coding sequence ATGATTAAGTCATTTTTACGTTCTCGAGAAGGGGTATTAGGCGTCGTTGTTGTGATTTTGTTTTTCTGTGTTGGCCTGCTTAACCCTACTTTTATAAGCGTAGCGAATGTTATTAATGTATTTAATGACACCTCTATCTTAATTATTCTAGCGCTTGGTCAAATGCTGGTCATTATTACCCGCTGTATTGATTTGTCTGTTGCCGCTAATGTGGCCTTTACAGGCATGGTTGTTGCTATGGTTAACGAGTCGAATCCCGAGCTGCCAATGGTGTTTATTATTGTTTTATCACTATTGATTGGTGCCGTATTGGGTTCGATTAATGGATTATTTGTGTGGTTACTAAAAGTGCCCTCTATCGTGATTACCTTGGGTACCATGAGTGTTTTCCGTGGGATGACCTTCTTACTCTCTGATGGTAATTGGATTAACTCGCATCAGATGTCTCCTGAATTTATTGCTTTTCCTCGAGCCGAACTTGGATCAGTTCCAGTGCTCGGATGGTTAGCCGTATTGTTTTTGATTTTGATGCTACTTACATTACGTTTCACCGTCTGGGGAAGGACGTTTTATTCAGCTGGTGGTAATCCAACGGCCGCATTTTACTCCGGTGTTAATGTTGGAAAGGTACAGTTTTATGCGTTTGTAGTGTCAGGCATGCTGGCTGGGCTATGTGGTTATCTATGGATATCTCGTTTTGCTGTCGCTTATGTGGATGTTGCTAATGGATTTGAACTGCAAGTTGTTGCCGCTTGTGTTATTGGCGGAGTCAGTATTATGGGAGGTATGGGAACGGTGTTTGGTGTGCTCGCAGGTGCCATGTTTATCGGCATTGTTAATAATGCTTTACCTATTATTGGCGTATCTCCATTTTGGCAAATGGCGATTTCGGGTGCCGTGATTATTATCGCCGTGATTGCTAATTCTCGTTCTGGTATTAAAAAGGGCCGTATCATTCTTCGTAAAGTTACTGATCCTAATCGCTTTTCCAATTCTTAA
- the rhaS gene encoding rhamnose ABC transporter substrate-binding protein produces MKSTLVKSLVLACSTLVASHSFAADEVRVALLVKALGIGFFEAAHRGAEEAKKELGDVEIIYTGPTSTTAEGQIEIINSLIAQRVDAIAVSANDTDALVPSLKKAQQRGIKVISWDSGVGKKGRQVHLNPSSNRLIGRMNVKLAADAVVQKGKSSGTFAILSATPTSTNQNIWIDEMKKSLPEFSNLKLVDTVYGDDLADKSFREAVALIKNHPDLDVIVAPTTVGILAAAQAVTDLGLVGKVFVTGLGLPSELAGHVHSGAVHNFAIWNPIDLGYSATMVAYNLVKGNHTKTAVPMGRMGELKLDESGDGAMSDPFVYDASNVDAFSSVF; encoded by the coding sequence ATGAAAAGTACTCTAGTAAAATCACTGGTTCTAGCTTGTTCTACATTAGTCGCATCACATTCGTTTGCAGCTGATGAAGTACGTGTTGCTTTATTAGTTAAAGCCTTGGGTATTGGTTTCTTTGAAGCCGCGCATCGTGGTGCTGAAGAGGCTAAGAAAGAACTCGGTGATGTTGAAATTATTTATACGGGCCCAACGTCCACTACGGCAGAAGGTCAAATTGAAATCATCAATTCCTTGATCGCACAGCGTGTCGACGCCATTGCGGTGTCTGCCAATGATACCGATGCCCTTGTTCCTTCCCTTAAAAAAGCTCAACAACGAGGTATTAAAGTCATTTCTTGGGATTCAGGTGTGGGTAAAAAGGGTCGTCAAGTGCATCTTAATCCTTCTAGCAACCGTTTGATTGGGCGTATGAACGTCAAATTGGCAGCGGATGCCGTTGTTCAAAAAGGTAAGTCCTCTGGCACTTTTGCTATCTTAAGTGCAACCCCTACATCGACCAATCAAAACATTTGGATTGATGAAATGAAAAAATCCCTGCCTGAGTTTTCAAACCTGAAACTGGTTGATACTGTATATGGTGACGATTTAGCTGATAAGAGCTTTCGTGAAGCCGTCGCATTGATTAAAAATCACCCTGATCTAGACGTTATTGTTGCTCCAACAACCGTAGGGATTCTAGCCGCAGCACAAGCGGTGACAGACCTTGGGTTAGTTGGCAAAGTATTTGTTACAGGCTTAGGGTTACCTTCGGAGTTAGCTGGTCATGTTCATAGCGGAGCTGTACACAATTTTGCTATCTGGAACCCTATCGACTTAGGTTATTCTGCCACTATGGTGGCGTACAATTTGGTTAAAGGAAATCACACTAAAACCGCTGTACCAATGGGTCGTATGGGTGAATTAAAACTGGATGAAAGTGGAGACGGTGCTATGTCTGATCCTTTTGTTTACGATGCCTCTAATGTGGATGCATTTTCTTCTGTTTTCTAA
- a CDS encoding L-rhamnose mutarotase, with amino-acid sequence MKYASVMYLNEGCASEYKKRHDELWSELADHLRLHGIKNYFIYLDERNNRLYATFDAEDLDRSALSDDPVMQRWWEHMADIMETKEASFEPLSTQLTEVFRFNVEETVKIHVVAVLDIGKTNIKICLMDAQTGQLLKVAKRVNQVINTGLYPHIDHDGIWAWIQTELSRLALVYYISSIAITTHGATVACMSGDDLAMPILDYEFTGVDDCTESYKAARPEFNETFSPLLPQGLNLGKQLFWLQKTYPHEFFQVSSLLLYPQYWGFKLSGNKVAEVTSLGCHTDLWNPTTCHYSTMSNEQGWTNLFPPVLETGAKLGEIRPELAQLLGLPKECVIFNGIHDSNASLVPYLGQPKETLTVISSGTWTVIATVNGKLESLDENKDMLANVDALGRATPTIRFMGGREWEALRSDTPATMDDIVFILDKQIMAMPSYAKGGGPFAQNVGRILPEATILTSAQQSALADVYVALMTDYCLSLTRASDTVIIEGAFSKNAHFLSILASLRKESEIYASRDVTGTSAGAALLSNKSLKLKGRLSRAVCKPDLTVLVKAYQQCWNAQLPS; translated from the coding sequence ATGAAATACGCATCCGTTATGTATTTGAATGAAGGTTGTGCTTCAGAATACAAAAAACGTCATGATGAGTTATGGTCAGAATTAGCGGACCACTTAAGGTTACATGGTATTAAAAACTATTTCATTTATTTAGATGAACGAAACAACCGCTTGTATGCCACGTTTGATGCGGAAGACTTAGATAGATCCGCTCTTTCTGATGATCCTGTCATGCAACGATGGTGGGAGCATATGGCCGACATTATGGAGACCAAAGAAGCGTCCTTTGAGCCTTTATCTACTCAGCTCACTGAAGTTTTTCGATTTAATGTTGAGGAAACGGTGAAAATACACGTTGTGGCCGTTTTAGATATAGGCAAAACAAATATAAAAATTTGCTTAATGGACGCTCAAACAGGGCAATTGTTAAAAGTGGCTAAGCGAGTTAATCAAGTTATAAACACTGGATTGTATCCGCATATTGATCATGATGGTATTTGGGCTTGGATCCAAACAGAACTTTCTCGTTTGGCTCTGGTGTATTACATTTCTAGTATTGCGATTACCACTCATGGAGCGACGGTTGCCTGTATGTCTGGTGACGATCTTGCCATGCCTATTTTAGATTATGAATTTACAGGCGTTGATGATTGTACGGAGTCTTACAAGGCGGCTCGTCCAGAATTTAACGAAACCTTTAGTCCTTTGCTGCCTCAAGGTTTAAATCTCGGGAAACAATTGTTTTGGCTGCAAAAAACGTATCCTCACGAGTTTTTTCAAGTGTCCAGTTTGTTACTGTATCCTCAATACTGGGGATTCAAGTTATCGGGAAATAAGGTGGCAGAAGTAACGTCGTTAGGTTGCCATACCGACCTATGGAATCCAACTACTTGTCATTACTCTACAATGAGTAATGAGCAAGGTTGGACTAATTTATTTCCACCGGTACTGGAAACGGGCGCGAAGTTAGGGGAAATTCGTCCTGAATTAGCCCAATTGCTAGGGTTACCAAAAGAATGTGTGATTTTTAATGGCATACACGATAGCAATGCTTCTTTAGTTCCTTATCTAGGTCAACCCAAAGAAACGTTGACGGTTATTTCCAGTGGTACTTGGACTGTGATAGCCACGGTGAATGGTAAACTGGAAAGTTTAGATGAAAATAAAGATATGTTAGCTAATGTGGATGCTCTTGGGCGAGCCACACCAACCATCCGTTTTATGGGGGGGCGTGAATGGGAAGCCTTGAGAAGCGATACACCAGCAACAATGGATGACATCGTTTTTATACTGGACAAACAGATTATGGCCATGCCTTCGTATGCTAAAGGCGGAGGTCCTTTTGCTCAGAATGTGGGTCGTATTTTACCAGAGGCCACAATATTAACTTCAGCGCAACAGTCGGCTTTGGCGGATGTTTATGTTGCTTTAATGACGGACTATTGCCTCTCCCTTACTCGGGCTAGTGATACTGTCATTATTGAAGGTGCATTCAGTAAAAATGCCCATTTTTTATCGATTTTGGCTAGCCTTAGGAAAGAGAGTGAAATCTATGCCTCTCGTGATGTAACAGGTACATCCGCTGGTGCGGCCCTCTTATCAAATAAAAGTTTGAAGCTTAAAGGTCGTTTAAGTCGTGCTGTTTGTAAGCCTGACTTAACAGTATTAGTGAAAGCCTATCAACAGTGCTGGAACGCACAGTTACCTTCTTAA
- a CDS encoding DeoR/GlpR family DNA-binding transcription regulator, which translates to MHEIERHRVILSEVDSRPVVTVSSLVEMLGASEATVRRDIALLDKKGLLRRVRGGAESLNPPSDASLVGRPYSVSQTLNTDVKRSIAKAATDLLTDKMSIMISGGTTTSAMAEHMRNMKLQVFTNSFVIADQLVKKSKCSVTVPSGKIHREQNIILSPYPTDITTHIFADMLFISAYGVNSHGVMETDPQIVQAVMKFINRADQRVLLVDSTKFQNRSSMIICPLSHIDIVITDDGIDNKSKDMIETAGCRLIIAGQQKQ; encoded by the coding sequence ATGCACGAGATTGAGAGGCATAGAGTGATCTTGTCTGAAGTGGATTCGCGTCCTGTTGTAACTGTCTCTTCCTTGGTAGAAATGCTAGGAGCGTCAGAAGCAACAGTTCGTAGGGACATTGCATTGTTAGACAAGAAAGGTTTGTTAAGAAGAGTACGAGGTGGAGCGGAATCGCTTAATCCTCCTTCAGATGCAAGCTTAGTTGGACGGCCTTACTCTGTGAGTCAAACTCTGAACACAGATGTAAAGCGTAGTATCGCTAAAGCCGCGACGGATCTTTTGACAGATAAAATGTCCATTATGATCAGCGGAGGAACGACTACTTCAGCTATGGCTGAACACATGCGCAATATGAAGCTGCAGGTGTTTACTAACTCATTCGTTATTGCTGATCAATTAGTGAAGAAGAGCAAATGCAGTGTGACAGTGCCAAGCGGTAAAATCCATCGGGAGCAAAATATTATCCTGAGCCCTTACCCGACTGATATAACGACTCACATTTTTGCAGATATGCTGTTCATCAGTGCTTATGGTGTTAATTCTCATGGTGTGATGGAGACGGATCCACAGATTGTACAAGCGGTAATGAAATTTATTAATCGAGCAGATCAGCGGGTGCTTTTGGTTGATAGTACTAAGTTTCAAAACCGATCAAGTATGATCATTTGTCCCTTGTCACACATAGATATCGTGATCACAGATGACGGTATTGATAACAAGAGTAAAGATATGATTGAGACGGCAGGCTGTCGCTTAATCATTGCAGGACAACAAAAACAATAA